TTCAGACCAAGCTTTCGAACGTGGTCAATCAGCAGTTCTAATGAGCGACTGGCCAGCCCTCTTCCGGCGTAATTCTGACCGATTCTATAGCCAATACTCCCTGATCTCTCTTCATAATTGAGGTCTGTCACATTGATTCTGCCGACAATCTGACCTGTTTCATTCTTAATCAGAAAGAAAAGACCGTCACCTGCTGCCTGTTCATCAAGCAATGCCTGATGATGCTGTGCGTAGATTTCCGGCGCATAATAATGATCTCCCCGATCCGATAACATTCTGCTGAAATAGATGCGGTTTACCGTTTCAAACTGAAGAAGACTTAATGTATCTGATTCCTGCAGCGGTTCTATTTTAATCTTCATATAGATGCTCCTAATCTCTTGACCTGTTTTAATGAATCTCCTTCAAAATCGAGCTTGAAAATATCAGGCATTGCAAGCTGATTCCAGAAGGTAAAGTCATACTGAGAATCAAAATCGTTCATGATCAGCACCATGATGTTACCGTGCGTCCCAATCACAACGTTCTGCCCTCTATACTTCTTCAGCACTTCTTTTATCGCTTTTACACCTCTTTTCTGTGCAATATCATTCGATTCTCCGCCTTCCCATGAAAAAGACGGATCCTTCCATAATTTTGTGATTGCTTTCTGGAAATTTTCAGCAGGGTTAACCGTTAACGTCCGCTCCTTAAAATCTTCAATTAGTTCAATCTCTTTTTCTATGTAAGCGGCAATTCCCTCAACTGTCTGCACTGCACGTTTGTAAGGACTTGAACAGACTGCATGGATATTTTCGTGTTTTAAGCAGTCTGTCACCGCATCAGCATCCATCAACCCTTTTTCAGAGAGCGGACGGTTTATTTCATCCGGGGTGTAGTAAGAGTGGGCGTGTCTGACCAAATAGATAGTTGTCAATGTCGTTCAGCTCCAATGTAAAATTAGATAAAAGATAAAAAGAAAAGTAAAAGACCGAGGGAAACAACCACTTTCCCTGCATTTTTCTTCCCTTCGTTGAGAAACCTGGACCCTGATACAGTGATCCAGCCGGCGAAGGAAATCTTGGATAGTAATGAAAGCAGCGTCATGTCTCTAAAGATCAGACTTAATATAGTTGTTACGATAAAAAGGGCAAGAAATATATTTTCTGTTATTCGAATGATCCGGATCATAACGCGCCTCCATCCAAAGTCAGTTCAACTGTGTTTTCTTATTGTTATTTTGACATGAGGGTTAAAAAAAGTATATCGATTTTCCTGTTTATAGGGGTTTATAAAAGCGGAATTAACCGAAATCATTAAAGACAGTCATTTTACTTATAAATACGAAAAAACCTCCGCTATCACTGAGATAACAGAGGTTTTATTGTCTTTACATTAGAAGTGGAACAATAATCCCCGCAAGCAGCAGAATCAATGCCCCACCG
This region of Jeotgalibacillus malaysiensis genomic DNA includes:
- a CDS encoding phosphoglycerate mutase produces the protein MTTIYLVRHAHSYYTPDEINRPLSEKGLMDADAVTDCLKHENIHAVCSSPYKRAVQTVEGIAAYIEKEIELIEDFKERTLTVNPAENFQKAITKLWKDPSFSWEGGESNDIAQKRGVKAIKEVLKKYRGQNVVIGTHGNIMVLIMNDFDSQYDFTFWNQLAMPDIFKLDFEGDSLKQVKRLGASI